The Oncorhynchus kisutch isolate 150728-3 unplaced genomic scaffold, Okis_V2 Okis01b-Okis20b_hom, whole genome shotgun sequence genome contains the following window.
gttaaaacaggtccatgttaaaacaggtccatgttaaagctggtggtgaccatgttaaaacaggtggtgaccacgttaaaacaggcggtgaccatgttaaaacaggtccaagttaaaacaggtccatgttaaagcaggtggtgaccatgttaaaacagttggtgaccatgttaacaccggtggtgaccatgtaaaacaggcgATGACCATgttgaaacaggtggtgaccatgtaaaacaggtccatgttgaaaaaggtggtgaccatgttaaaacaggtggtgatcatgttaaaacaggttaaaacaggtggtgaccatgttaaaacaggtggtgatcatgttaaaacaggttaaaacaggtggtgaccatgttaaaaaaggtggtgaccatgtttaaacaggtccatgttaaaacaggtccatattaaaacaggtgttgaccatgttaaaacaggtccattttaaaacaggtggtgaccatgttaaaataggtccattttaaaacaggtggtgaccatgttaaaacaggtccatgttaaaacaggtggttgccatgttaaaacaggtggtgaccatgttaaaacaggtggtgaccatgttaaaacaggtggtgaccatgttaaaacaggtggtgaccacgttaaaacaggtccatgttaaaacaggtccatgttaaagcaggtggtgaccatgttaaaacaggtggtgaccatgttaaaacagctggggaccatgttaaaacaggtggtgaccatgttaaaacaggtccatgttaaaacaggtccatgttaaaacaggtccatgtcaaaacaggtgctgaccatgttaaaacaggtgctgaccatgttcaagcaggtggtgaccacgttaaaacaggtggtgaccacgttaaaacaggtggtgaccatgttaaaacaggcccttgttaaaacaggtccatgttaaaacaggtccacgttaaaacaggtccacttaaaacaggtgctgaccatgttaaaacaggtggtgaccatgttaaaacaggtccatgttaaaacaggtggtgaccatgttaaacaggtggtgaccatgctaaaacaggtggtgaccatgttaaaacaggtggggaCCATGCTGAAACAGATACTGATGTTTGTTGATGTCATATTCTGTCTGCTCAGGTGAGCCTCTCACCTCGGTCTCGTCGCAGACGGAGAAAGTGAAACTCTGGAGGATCTCGACCATGGCCAGTTTGATCATGATCAGGGCGAAGCGCATCCCGATACAGTTCCTGGGCCCCGCCCCAAATGGCATGTACGTGTACGGATCAATAGACTCCTTGTTCTCCTTACTGAACCTGGACAGGGGGAGGGCAGACACATTACACATTGTATTGTAGTTCATTTGTGGTTGTGTtattgttgtactgtggttgtatTAATAATAAAGTTGTGTTGTGGTTGGAATGTGGTTACGTTGCGGTCCAGTACCTCTCTGGCATGAACTCCTCAGGGTCGGACCAGATCTCTGGGTCACGGTGGAGGGTCCACGTGGGAACCAGGACAATGCAGTCTTTGGGGATGACGATGCCGTTGATCTCCACCGTCTTCTTGGCGACCCTCTCCAGTCGCAGCATGACGGGGTACAGTCTCAGAGACTCATTCAACACACAGTCCAAATAGTCCATCTGCATCAGAGCTTCGTACTGGATTGGAGCCTGCACCATCGTTACACACACA
Protein-coding sequences here:
- the LOC116359009 gene encoding cytochrome P450 3A27-like; amino-acid sequence: MVQAPIQYEALMQMDYLDCVLNESLRLYPVMLRLERVAKKTVEINGIVIPKDCIVLVPTWTLHRDPEIWSDPEEFMPERFSKENKESIDPYTYMPFGAGPRNCIGMRFALIMIKLAMVEILQSFTFSVCDETEIPLEMDKQGLLMPKRPIKLRLESRSNTLSNTTATSLTSPTA